The Acidobacteriota bacterium genome includes the window CGCGGGCGCTGAAATTCTTGCTGTTGATGTCCGGGATGGGACGCACACGCCCGAAGAGGGTGCGGACTTTCTGCTCGCGGCGAGCGGCGTCCAGGGTGCGGTCGATGAAGAGTCGCACGGCTGCGTACCTCTCGAAGTAATCGGCTATGAATCGCTTCGCTTCCGATGTGGGGATGCCGAGTTGCTGGCCGAGACTGAACTCGCGCTGTCCGTAAAGAGTGGCGAAGTTCACGGTCTTGGCCGCAGCCCGCTGTTCGTCGGTCACCAGTTCGGGCAGAACGCCAAAAAGCTCCGCGGCGGTGGACTTGTGAATGTCGCCGCCAGCGAGAAATGCTTTCGTCAGCAGCGGGTCTTCCGACAAGTGCGCGAGCAGGCGCAACTCGATCTGGGAGTAGTCGGCGGCGAGCAGGACGTGACCGCGCTCGGCGGTGAAGGCGGCACGGATCTCGCGGCCGAGTTCCGAGCGGATAGGGATGTTTTGCAGGTTCGGATTGGTGGACGAGAGGCGGCCGGTGGCGGTGGCGGCCTGATTGAAAGTGGTGTGCAGGCGTCCCGTAACGGCGTGGCAGAGCAGCGGCAGGGCGTCCACGTAGGTGGACTTGAGCTTGGTGAGCTGGCGGTAGTCGAGCACCATGCGCGCGATGGGATGTTCTTCGGCGAGCGCTTCCATCACGTCTTGCGCGGTCGAGATGGTCTTGCCCTTGCCGTACTTCACCGGCTTGGGCAGCGCCATCTTGTTGAACAGGACGTCGCCAAGCTGCTTGGGCGAGTTGATGTTGAACACGCCGCCGCCGGCAGCGGCGTAGACCTCGCCGGCTTTCGCTTCGGCCTCGCGCTCGAGACGCGTGGACATCTTCGCCAGGACGTCGCAATCGATCTTGACTCCTGCCCCCTCCATGCGCGCCAGCACGGGAACGAGCGGCAGATCGATCTGGTCGTAAACCTTGGTGAGGTCTTCTTTCTCGACTTCCTCGCGCAGCGCTGCGGTGAAGCGCGCGGTGAGGTCGGCGGCCTCGGCGACGGTGCCGGCAACATTCAAGTTGAAGCGGCGGATAGCGATCTCTTTGAGGCCGTGCGCGGTGTAGGTGGGATCGAGGAGATACGAATAGAGCATGGGATCGTGTTCGACGCCGGCGAGCGCAACGCCGCGCGGCTCGAGCTGCCGCATCGCAGCTTTGTAGTCGTGGATGGCTTTCGGAAGTTTCGGGTCAGCAAGGGCTTGCTTGAGCGTGGACGCGGCGGCGTCCTCATCGAGTGAGAGGGAGAGGACGACGCCGGGTTGGGCAGAGATCGCGGCCCTGCGACTGGGACCGTTCCTCTCAACCCCGGGAACCGCGGCGAGCGAGACGGGCACGAGCGGTAGCATCGATGACCCCGACTCGTTCTCGACCTCCTCTTCTTCCTCTTTACTCATGCCGGCGGCGCCGACGGCGGCATCTTCCAGCGCGAAGGCGAGCGGCTGTTTCGCCGTTACGTGCTTCAACACGGCGGCAACGTCGGCAGCGAACTTTGAATTTGCCTCGCGGTAGTCTCCCTCGGTGAGCTTGACCTCGCCCACCAACTCCTTGAGCAGCGTAGTGAACTCGAGTTCGGTGAAAAGCTGGCGGAGGGCTTCGACGTCAGGCTCGCCGGCGGTCATAGAAGCGGGATCGAAGTCGATCTCAACTTTGGTGTCGATGCGGGCGAGCTCGCGGCTGGCGAGCACGACATCGCGATTGTGCTGCAACGATTCGCGATAACTCTTCTTCTCGACCTCATCGGTGTGGGCGAGCAGGTTGTCGACTGAGCCAAAACGCTTGATGAGCTCGACCGAACCTTTATCGCCGATACCGGGCGCGCCGGGGATGTTGTCGATGGAATCGCCGCGCAGCGCCATGACGTCCACGACTTGCTCGGGGCGGACGCCGAGGATCTCTTCCACCTTGTCGGCATCGCAGATGAGATTGTCTTTCGGTGGATTCAGCACGCAGACCTGGTCGTTGACGAGTTGCAGCATGTCCTTGTCGCTCGACACGACGTAGACGGGATACGACTCGCGCGCGGCCTTGACCGCGAGGGTGCCGATCACGTCGTCCGCCTCGAAGCCGGAATGTTCGAGGATGGGGATGCGATAGGCCTCGAGCGCGCGCCGGATATACGGCAGCTGCTGGGCAAGGTCCTGCGGCATCTCGGCACGGTTGGCTTTGTAGCCGCCGTAAGCGTGGGCCTGGTAGGTCTGCGTCTTGGCGTCGTACTTGCGGACGCTGGTGATCTGCTTGGCTTGCTCGTCGCGAAACGTGGGCGCAGCCATATCGAAGACCGCGGCGATGTGCTCGGGACTGAAGTCGGCGCGCAGCTTGCGCAGCATGTTGACGAAGACGTAGGTAGCGGCGGTGGGCACTCCGGTGCGAGTGGACATGGGCCGCTGGCGCGACATCGCGTGATAGGCGCGAAAGATGAACGACATCGCGTCAATGAGGAAGACGCGGCCCTTGCCTGTTGGTTTCGGCGGCTTACCGCTGGCGGGTGAGGCGGCGGACTTCGTCTTCGCTTCGGACGGATGGATTTCGGGCGGCAGGGGCGGCTGGGCGTTCGCGAGTACGGCGGGGGCAGCGCTGGCCTTCTCGCGTTCGGCGCGCTTCTGTCGCGAGATGCGGGTGTTGGGCATTGCTTCAAGAATAACAGGAGGTTTCGCCGCAGATGAACGCGGATGGACGCAGACAGGAAAGTACCAAGTTCGCTTGGCAAGTGGCGGCAGGATGCCGCCGCCACAGTCGGCGGGACGCCGGCGCTACTCCGGCTAAGGCGCGGGAATAACAAGGTCCGCGGCGGGTTCGCGCAGGAAGCTCTTCCCTTTTGCCTCGCGGCCGAGCAGGACGACGATGCCGAGCAGGATGATGGTGGTGAGCTCGAAGGCGGCGAGGGCCCAGCGGTATCCGATGCGGTCGCGCAGCGCGTACTCGATGGAGTTGGTGCCCGCAGCAAAGAGGATGCCCATCTGGTAGGCGAGGCCGGGGACGAGTCCGCGAACCGAGTCCGGCGCGAGCTCATTCAAGTGCGCGGGGATGATGCCCCACGCGCCCTGCACGCCGACCTGCATCAGGAACGAACCGAGCGCGACCTTGAGTAGCGTGTCGCCAAACGCCCACAGTGGCACTACGGCGAGGGAGAGTGAGAGCGCGCTGACGATGGAATAGCGGCGTCCAAAACTTTCCGAGAGCTGGCCGAAGGCGATGGCGCCGAGGACCGCGCCCACGTTATAGAAGATGGCGAGGTACGCGACCGTGGCCGGGCGCACACTCATGACGCTGCGCAGGAAGTCGGGATACAGATCCTGCGTGCCGTGAGAGAGGAACATGAAGAGCGTCATGAGCAGGCAGAGGTACGCGAAGAGCTTCCAGTGGCGCGCTGCGGTCTGCAGCACAGCGACGAAGCTGGGCTGCTTATGCTGCTTCCACGCTTCGGACTCGGGGACCTTCATGCGGATGTAAAGCGCGAGCAACGCGGGGATACCGCCGATCCAGAACATCCAGCGCCAGCCGCTGTCTGCGGAAAAGTTCGGCAGGATGAGGCGCGCGGCGACGGCGGCGAGAAGGTATCCGATGGAGTAGCCGGATTGGAGGATGCCGCTCAACACTCCGCGCCAGCGTGGCGGTGCGGCTTCCATGGCGAGCGACGCGCCTACGCCCCACTCGCCGCCCATGGCGATGCCATAGAGCGAGCGCAGCACGAGGAACGTCGTGTAGTTGGTGGAGAAGCCGCAGAGCAGCGCGAGCAGCGAGAACAGGATGACGTTGCCCATGAGGGGAGCACGGCGTCCATAACGGTCGGCGAGGAGCCCGAAGAGCAGCGCGCCGACGGGACGCATCACCAGCGTGGCGCCGATGGTGGCGATGATGGCGGATTTGGTGACGCTGAACTCGCGCGCGAGGGTGTCTACGAGGAAGACGACGACGAAGAAATCGAAGGCGTCGAGCGTCCAGCCGAGGAAGCCGGCGGTGACGGCGTGCCAGTGGCTGCGTGGACGCGATGCGGGCATGGACGGAACACAGTAACGGAGCGCGGTGCAATTGCCTAGCGTGACGGAGTGGTTGCGCAAGCGGAATGCATAGATCCTCCGCGCGCAAGACCCGCGCGCGAAGGATGACGACTCCGCAATATTCCTATTCGATCAACATGCAGTCGCCGTAGGAGTAGAAGCGATATTTTTCGCGGACGGCGTGCTGATAAGCGGCGAGGGTGTGCTCACGTCCGGCGAAGGCGGCGACGAGCATGAGCAGCGTGGACTGCGGGAGATGGAAGTTGGTGAGCAGCGCGCCGACGACGCGGAACTCGGGGCTTCGGATGCGGGAGTACCCGGGATAGATAAAGATGTCCGCTTCGCCCGAGCCGGAAACAATCTTGCCATCTTTCGCTGCGGCGACGTTTTGAGCGGCAACGGATTCGAGCGTGCGCACGGTGGTGGTGCCAACGGCGACGATGCGGCGTTTGACGGCGAGCGCGGCGTTGATGCGGTCGGCGGCCGCGGGCGAGATGGAATACGACTCGGTGTGCAGTTTGTGGTCTTCGACGCGCTCGGCGTGGATGGGCTGGAACGTCCCCAGGCCGACGTGCAGCGTGACGTTCGCAGTCTCGATGCCGTCCACGCGGAGCTGGTCGAGGATCTGGGGCGTAAAGTGCAGGCCGGCGGTGGGGGCGGCGACGGAGCCGCGGTCTTCTATTTTGGCGTAGACGGTCTGGTAGCGCTCGCGATCGGCGGCGGAGTCGGCGCGCGCGATGTAGGGCGGCAGCGGGATGTGTCCGATGCGCTCGAGGGCAGCGAAGAAGTCAGGCACGGGATCGAAGCGCAAGGTGCGTTCGCCGAAGTCGCCGCGCGCGATGACTTCGGCGTGAAGGTCGTCTTTATGCGTACCGTCTTTATGCGTGCCGTCTTTATACGTACCGTCTTTATACGTACTCCCGAAGGAGAGCCTTTCGCCAACGCCGATCTTGCGGCCGGGGCGGACCAGTGCTTGCCAGATCAGGTTTCCAGTCTCTGGTTCCTCATTTCTCGAGGCGTCCGCGACCGGCTTGGTGAGGAGAACCTCGATGCGCCCTTGCAGAAAAGCCTTCGCGGCGGGATTGCTGGTTGAGATCGGTTGCGAGCGCGTTCCGGAGCGCCTGCCAAAGAGGCGCGCGGGAAAGACGCGGGTGTCGTTGAAGACGAGCAGGTCGTCCGGACGGAGCAGCGCGGGAAGCTCGCGGAACATGCGGTCGGCAACGGTACCCGAGACGCGGTCGAGGTGGAGCAAGCGCGAAGCGGCGCGGTCGGCGAGCGGCGCCTGCGCGATCAGCTCTTCGGGAAGGCGATAGTCGAAATCGCGGACCAGCATGGACCCGGCGATTATAGGGCGCGGCAGCGGTTCGCTGCGTTGGGCCGGGAGGCGGGCGGAGCCTAGGCGGTGAGATGCTTTCGTCCTGCAGCGGCTCAGGATGACACACCCGGTTCCCGGTTGAGCAAAACGGCTCAAGGTTGATTGTCGGCGAGGGGAAGCTGGGGTAGGATGGACGGCGCAGAATAGCGTCCGGAGACGACCACCTGAAAAACGAACGCCAAACGCGCGAGGAGATCTGCCGCTTCGGCAAGATGCTGCACGAGCGCGGCTTCGTGGCCGCGACGGACGGCAATCTGTCGGTACGCCTGAGCGACGGCAACATCCTGGTGACGCCCACGGGCATGTGCAAGAGCATGATGGAAGCCGACGACATGGCGGTGGTCGATCCGAATGGCCGCCAAGTCTCGGGAAAGCGCGGCGTGACCAGCGAGATCGGGATGCATCTGCTGATCTATCGTTTGCGTCCGGACATCCACGCGGTGGTGCACGCGCACCCGCCAACGGCGACGGGATTCGCGGCCTGCGGCCAGGCGCTCGACCAGCCCCTGGTCTCGGAGATCGTGGTCGCGCTCGGGTGCGTCCCGCTGGCGAAGTACGCCACGCCAGGCACGCCGGAGTTGGCGGAGGCGCTCGAGCCGCTGGTGCCGGGTTACGACGCCATCCTCATGGCCAACCACGGCGTGGTCGCGTACGCCGAGGAGCTCGAAAAGGCGTACATGAAGATGGAGACGGTGGAGCACTTCGCCAAGATCAGCGTGGTGTGCCAGACGCTGGGCACGCCGCAACTGCTCGACGATGCCGAAGTATCGAAGCTGCTGCTGGCGCGCCAGAAGTATGCCGGCGTGACTTCGACGGCGCCGATGGCGCCGGCAAAGAATGGACACCAGAACGGCCACATCAACGGCAACGGCCACCGCGTGCCGGCACGTCCGCTACGCGGCTTTGGCGACGCCTTCCGCGAATCGAAACGCCTGGTCTACAGCGCCTTCGCGCTCTTCCTCGCTTCTGCCCGCCTCATCACTCACCGCCGATAACGAAACGCAGTCCCGCACGGAAGTTCGCCTTGAGCGCGGGATATCCCACCACTTCCTGATAGCGCCGGTTGGTCGCGTTCTCCACGTTGGCGTACGCGGTGACGTGGCGATCGATGGCGTACCAGCCACCAAAGTCTAAACGAGCATAACCGGCAGCGTGGTCTATGCCGAAGCCGAGGAAATCGGAATCGCGGCGCGGACCGATGAAGGTTCCGGCCAGGTCCGCACCCCAACGCTTGCCGGAATACGCGACCAGCAACGAGCCGGAGTGCTTGGGACGGCGCAGCAGTGGCTGGCCGGGCGCGAGCAACGGATCGAAGGCAAAGGGCGCTTCGAGGATCTGGGACGAGAGATAGGTGTAGCCGGCGGTCATGCCGAGGTGCGCGGAGAAGCGCGCGTGAAACTCGAACTCGGCGCCGTGCGCGAGTTCGCGGTTCACGTTGACGTACTGTCCCTGGCAGAAGCAGGGGTCGAGCGAGAAATCGATCTTGTTGCGGAAGAGATTGTGGAAGTAGGTGGCAGAGGCGGAATATTTTCCGCCGGCGAACGCTTGCTCGACGCCGGTCTCGAACGATGTGGCCTCTTCGGGCTTGAGCGCAAGATTCGGCAGGATGGGAAAACCGCCGCCCTGTCCGAAAGATTCCTCGAAGCGCGGCGCCTTGATGCCCTCGGAATAAACGAAGCGCAGGCGCGTGCCGCTGAAGGTGTCGCCGCCACGCAGCGCGAGCAAGCTGAGCGCGACGCGCGGGACGACGCGGTCGCCGAAACTCTCGTTGTGCACGTAGCGGAATCCAGGGACGAGGCTGAGACGCTTCCACAGCAACACGGTCTCGAGGTAGACGGCATGGTTACGGCGAAGTCCGTGGCTGACGGAGCTGCTGAGCAGTTCGCCGACCTCGCCATGCTCGTCTTCGAACTGGTAGCCGAAGGTCGCACGGGCATTCTCGCTGGGCTGGTACTCGCCCTGGTAGTCGAAGCCGGCGCGATAGATGTTCGCGAACGCCTGGAAGGGGAAATCGAAGGCGAAGAGGCGGCCGGGATCGAAGAAGCTGTCTTCGTTGAAGCGGTGGTGCGAGTACTCGAAGACGCGGAAGGTGTGAGTGAGGCGCGCGGGCGCCTGCACGGTGAGTTCGGCGGAGCCGAGGAAATTATTCTGGCGGGCGCGCTGATCGGTGTCTGGATCGACGAGCTGGTTGCCGTTATAGTCCCATGCGCCCTGCACGCCGCTGCGATTGTTGGAGTGGCGCGCGCGCAGCCGCAGGATGGCGCGCGGGCTGAGCCTGAAGCCGACGTTCGCGCCCTGCTCGGAGTTGGAGTAGGCGTCGTTCACGCCTTGTCCCTCGCTATGCGTCTCGTCAGCGAAGAGGTTGTAGTCGAGGCGTTGCCAGGCGCCGGCAAGCGCGGCGTATCCGCGCGCGGTGGAGAAGGTGCCGCCATCAGCCCCCAAGCGCAGCTCGGGCGTGTGCGTAGAGCCGGCCGCACTCCAGGTCTGGACGACGCTGGTCATCGCGTCGGAGCCGTAGAGCACGCTCTGCGGACCGCGGAAGAACTCGAGTCGGTCGACCTGGTACATGGGCAGCACGCCGAAATCGAAGGTGCCGCCGGGATCGTTGACCGCGACGCCGTCCACGATGACTTTGTTGTAGCGCGATTCGCCGCCGCGAACGAAGAGCGAGGCTTGGCCGCCACGGCGTCCCACGGTGTTGACGACGGCGCCGGGGAGGAAGCGAAGCGCGTCGGCCGCGGCAACGGGCTGCAGCAGCTCGAGCTGCTGTGGGTTGAGGGTCTCGACCTTGGAGCCGGAGTTCTCCGCCGCGAGCGGCACGCCGGTGGCGGTGACGTTCACGGTCTCAGCCGGCACAGCAATGGCGAGCTGCGCGGCGAGTGGGTTAGCACGCGGCAGTGCGACGGCGAGGGATGCGGGCGCAAAGCCAGGCGCGAGGACTTCCGCACGGTAGTCGCCATCGGCAAGGCCGGCGAAGGTAGCAGTGCCGTCGGCAGCGGTCTGGCGGATGGCAGCGACCGCTGCGCCGCGGTAGATAGTAACGCGCGCGCCGATGACGGCGGCTTGCTGCGGGTCAGTGACTTTTACGGTGAGTGAAGCGGCGAAGGACGCGGAGACGGAGAGCGTCAAAACGAACAGCGTCAAAAGAAACAGCGGGAGAAAAACGAAGCGACGGGAACGCACGATGATTCCTCCTTTGCACGCGAAAGGGGTTGGTCATTGCGGTTCGCGCCGGTCTCCTGGCTTTACGAGGACGTGGGCCATGTTTCGAAACCTACTCTGAAAACATGGGCCCCTCCGCACGCCTTCCCATCCCGCGGTGCGGGACAGTGGCGGACGGATGGTCCTCCTGACAGTTGCGCGGCAGCGCGGGATTCTCACCCGCTTCCCTGCTCATCCGCCAAGGCGGACGAGCGCGCGAACCAAAGGAAAGTTGCGAAAGAACGAGCTGCGCAGGGCAGCGGAAGAAGATTAGCGGGCGGAGAACCGTCTGTCAAACGGCGGTGGGATGATCAGGCGCGAGGGTGCGCGCGCAAGTTTTCTTCCGCGAAGGTACGGACGCGGTCGAGCGCAGCCTGCAACTCCTGGTGGTGACGCTGCATGGCGGGCTCGTCTGCGGTGGCGGGCACCCACATGTAGCGGCTCACGCGCAGCAGCACGCGGGAGAATGGCTTGGGGATGATGAACTCGTCCCAGGTGTTGAGCACCCAGGCGCGATCGACGGCGAAGTGGAAGGCGAGCATGGGCTTCTGCGTGGAGCGCGCGAGCAGGACGGGGCCGGGCTTGGCAACGTACTTGGGGCCGCGCGGGCCGTCGATGGTGAAGGCGACGGTGTGTCCCGCCTCGACGAGCCGGCGCATCTCGAGCAACGCGCGCGCGCCGCCGCGCGAACTCGAGCCGCGGACGGGAACGAAGTCGAAGCGCTCGATGGTGCGCGCGATGTATTCGCCGTCTTCGCTTTGCGAGGTCATCACCCCGATGTCGCGCCCGCGGTAGACCCAGGCCGCGGGCAGGATGCAGCGGTGCCAGAAGCTGTAGACGGTTGCCGGGACGTAGAAGCTCGGTGGACCGCCTTCCTCGATCGAGATAGTGACGCGCAGCGTGATGCCGATGAGACGCAGAATAAGCGCCGCAGCGAGCCCCGCAAAACGGGAGAGGAAACGGTTGCGGGAGGGCAGCGCTTCCTCGGCGACATCAACGGCTGGTGTGGGATCGCTCACTGGGTGGATTGTAGAAGAAACAAGCGTAAGGGGAGTTCATCGGCACGATAGGGCTTCCTCGCTTCGCTCGGAATGACAATCAAACCGACCCAAAGGCCTTCGTCAGGCGGTCCCAAGTGACGGCGAGGTCTTCGGGGAGGACGCGCGTCTCGCCGACGGTGGTCATGAAATTGGAGTCGGCGGTCCAGCGCGGCAGGACGTGCATGTGGATGTGTCCGGCGATGCCCGCTCCGGCGGCCTTACCGATGTTCATCCCCACGTTCATGCCCTCGGGATGGTAGACCGAGCCCAGAACACCCTCCATGCGCTGCGTGAGGGCCATCATCTCGTCGGCGGCAGGCCGCGGAAGCTGCGCGAGCGTGTCGAGATGCGCGTAGGGGACGATCATGACGTGTCCGGAGGTGTAAGGGAAGGCGTTGAGGACAATGTAACAATGCTTGCCGCGATGAACGATGCGCGCCTTGCGGTCGTCCTTTTCCTGGGACAGGTCACAAAGGATGCAGCCGGGCGCATTTTCCGCCTGCGAGACGTAGCCGTAGCGCCAGGGAGTGAAGATGCGGTCCATCGGCGAAAGGGTAACATCCTTCGCAGCGGGGACGAAAAGCGTCACACGATCGACACAATGTGAGCCCTCACCCAGGGCACGAAAGGATCGTCACCTGCGGTGGCCGGGCACAGAAAAATCATGCCGGCTGCGGTTTGACACCCCCAAGGGTGGTTGTTATAGTCGAAGAGTCTCGGAGCGATGAGCTTCGCAGATCCGGCCGCTGGTTTTCCAGCCTCTCGTTCTGACTTTCCTCGTGGGTTTTCCCGGCGCGTCAATATGATCGATGCGTATGGGAGTTTCGAGCGAAGGCCCCGACCCTGAGAACCGCGACGGCCAGACTTTCCCGTACCGGCGCGTGCCGGTGAAGGTTTAAAACGTTGGCAGACGAGACCACACTTCGGACCGAAGAGCAGCAGCAAGAGCAACAGCCAACGCCGGCGGAAGCGCAGCAGCATCCCGTGACCGATCCCGCCAAGAATCCCGTAACAAATCCTGTAACGCATCCCGTTAGCCCGCAATCGAATCCTACTTCCGGCGAGCGGCCGCAGCACGCGGCCCCGGCACGGAAAGACAAAGAGACCATGGAAGACTTCGCCACCGTACTTGAAAACTTCGAAGCCGAAGCGGAAGCAGCCGCTGCGACCTCCCACGAAAACCGCGTCACCAAAGGCACCGTGATCAAGATCACGGAGAAGAGCGTGGTGGTTGACATCGGCCAGAAGAGCGAGGGCGTGGTGCCGCTCGCCGAGGTGACCGACCATGCAGGCAAGGTGCGCTACAACGTGGGCGACGAGATCCCGGTGATGATCCTGGGAGGCGAGAGTGAAGAAGGTGGCATCCGGCTCTCGCACGAGAAGGCGCAGCGCTTTGGTGCGTGGGACGAGATCGAGAAGGCGTACAACGAGAAGTCCCCGATCAAAGGCCGCGTGGTCGAGCGGGTGAAGGGTGGGCTCTCGGTGGAGGTGGCGGGCGCGAAGGCGTTCCTGCCCGGCTCACAGGTGGACGTGAAGCCGGTGCGCAACCTGGATGCGCTCAAGGGACAAGAGATCGAAGTCCGCGTGATCAAGCTGAACAAGAAGCGCGGCAACATCGTGGTCTCGCGCAAGGAGTTGCTGGAAGAAGACCTGAAAGGCAAGCGCGAGAAGACCCTGGCCGACCTGGCGGAGGGCGCAGTGCTCACCGGCACGGTGAAGAACCTGACCGACTACGGCGCGTTCGTCGACCTGGGCGGCATCGACGGCCTGCTGCACATCACCGACATGTCCTGGGGAAGGCTCACGCATCCGCGCGACCTGGTGAACGTAGGCGATGAGATCCACGTGAAAGTCCTGAAGTACGACACCGAGAAGCAGCGCGTCTCGCTCGGCTTCAAACAGCTCACCCCCGACCCGTGGCTCGACGCCGCGCATCGCTATCCGGTGGGCGCGCACGTGAAAGGCCGCGTGATCTCGGTGACCGACTACGGCGCGTTCATCGAACTGGAGCAAGGCATCGAGGGACTGGTACACGTCTCGGAGATGACGTGGTCGAAGCGGATGAAACATCCCTCGAAGATGGTAAAGGCCGGCGACGAGGCGGAGACGGTGGTGCTGAACGTGAATCCCACCGACCGGCGCATCTCGCTGGGCATGAAGCAGCTGGAAACGAATCCCTGGGAGACGCTGCACGAGAAGTATCCGACCGGGGCGATCGTTGAGGGCAAGGTGCGGAACCTTACCGACTTTGGCGCGTTCGTCGAGATCGAGGACGGCATCGACGGATTGGTGCACGTCTCGAACATGAGCTGGACCAAGCGCATCAAGCATCCTTCGGAAGTGCTGAAGAAGGGTGACAAGGTGAAGGCGGTCGTGCTGGGCATCGAGCCGGAGCAGCGGCGCCTTTCGCTGGGCATGAAGCAGCTGCAGCCCGACGTGTGGGAGACCTTCTTCCAGACGCACAAAGTCGGCGACGTGGTGCACGGCAAAGTGATGCGTACGGCCACCTTCGGCGCGTTCGTCGAGATCGCGCAGGGCGTGGAGGGCCTGTGCCACAACTCCGAAGCCACCGACGCGCACGGCGCGCCGCTGAAGCTGGAATCGGGCACGGAGCACGACTTCAAGATCATCAAGATGAATCCGGAAGAGA containing:
- the polA gene encoding DNA polymerase I; this encodes MPNTRISRQKRAEREKASAAPAVLANAQPPLPPEIHPSEAKTKSAASPASGKPPKPTGKGRVFLIDAMSFIFRAYHAMSRQRPMSTRTGVPTAATYVFVNMLRKLRADFSPEHIAAVFDMAAPTFRDEQAKQITSVRKYDAKTQTYQAHAYGGYKANRAEMPQDLAQQLPYIRRALEAYRIPILEHSGFEADDVIGTLAVKAARESYPVYVVSSDKDMLQLVNDQVCVLNPPKDNLICDADKVEEILGVRPEQVVDVMALRGDSIDNIPGAPGIGDKGSVELIKRFGSVDNLLAHTDEVEKKSYRESLQHNRDVVLASRELARIDTKVEIDFDPASMTAGEPDVEALRQLFTELEFTTLLKELVGEVKLTEGDYREANSKFAADVAAVLKHVTAKQPLAFALEDAAVGAAGMSKEEEEEVENESGSSMLPLVPVSLAAVPGVERNGPSRRAAISAQPGVVLSLSLDEDAAASTLKQALADPKLPKAIHDYKAAMRQLEPRGVALAGVEHDPMLYSYLLDPTYTAHGLKEIAIRRFNLNVAGTVAEAADLTARFTAALREEVEKEDLTKVYDQIDLPLVPVLARMEGAGVKIDCDVLAKMSTRLEREAEAKAGEVYAAAGGGVFNINSPKQLGDVLFNKMALPKPVKYGKGKTISTAQDVMEALAEEHPIARMVLDYRQLTKLKSTYVDALPLLCHAVTGRLHTTFNQAATATGRLSSTNPNLQNIPIRSELGREIRAAFTAERGHVLLAADYSQIELRLLAHLSEDPLLTKAFLAGGDIHKSTAAELFGVLPELVTDEQRAAAKTVNFATLYGQREFSLGQQLGIPTSEAKRFIADYFERYAAVRLFIDRTLDAARREQKVRTLFGRVRPIPDINSKNFSARGFAERTAVNTPLQGTAADLIKLAMIRIDAELRQQKLKSRMTLQVHDELVFEVPQEEVETMRALVKDKMENVHPLRVPLDVDLGVGPNWRDLE
- a CDS encoding MFS transporter translates to MPASRPRSHWHAVTAGFLGWTLDAFDFFVVVFLVDTLAREFSVTKSAIIATIGATLVMRPVGALLFGLLADRYGRRAPLMGNVILFSLLALLCGFSTNYTTFLVLRSLYGIAMGGEWGVGASLAMEAAPPRWRGVLSGILQSGYSIGYLLAAVAARLILPNFSADSGWRWMFWIGGIPALLALYIRMKVPESEAWKQHKQPSFVAVLQTAARHWKLFAYLCLLMTLFMFLSHGTQDLYPDFLRSVMSVRPATVAYLAIFYNVGAVLGAIAFGQLSESFGRRYSIVSALSLSLAVVPLWAFGDTLLKVALGSFLMQVGVQGAWGIIPAHLNELAPDSVRGLVPGLAYQMGILFAAGTNSIEYALRDRIGYRWALAAFELTTIILLGIVVLLGREAKGKSFLREPAADLVIPAP
- the queA gene encoding tRNA preQ1(34) S-adenosylmethionine ribosyltransferase-isomerase QueA is translated as MLVRDFDYRLPEELIAQAPLADRAASRLLHLDRVSGTVADRMFRELPALLRPDDLLVFNDTRVFPARLFGRRSGTRSQPISTSNPAAKAFLQGRIEVLLTKPVADASRNEEPETGNLIWQALVRPGRKIGVGERLSFGSTYKDGTYKDGTHKDGTHKDDLHAEVIARGDFGERTLRFDPVPDFFAALERIGHIPLPPYIARADSAADRERYQTVYAKIEDRGSVAAPTAGLHFTPQILDQLRVDGIETANVTLHVGLGTFQPIHAERVEDHKLHTESYSISPAAADRINAALAVKRRIVAVGTTTVRTLESVAAQNVAAAKDGKIVSGSGEADIFIYPGYSRIRSPEFRVVGALLTNFHLPQSTLLMLVAAFAGREHTLAAYQHAVREKYRFYSYGDCMLIE
- a CDS encoding class II aldolase/adducin family protein translates to MLHERGFVAATDGNLSVRLSDGNILVTPTGMCKSMMEADDMAVVDPNGRQVSGKRGVTSEIGMHLLIYRLRPDIHAVVHAHPPTATGFAACGQALDQPLVSEIVVALGCVPLAKYATPGTPELAEALEPLVPGYDAILMANHGVVAYAEELEKAYMKMETVEHFAKISVVCQTLGTPQLLDDAEVSKLLLARQKYAGVTSTAPMAPAKNGHQNGHINGNGHRVPARPLRGFGDAFRESKRLVYSAFALFLASARLITHRR
- a CDS encoding TonB-dependent receptor, producing the protein MRSRRFVFLPLFLLTLFVLTLSVSASFAASLTVKVTDPQQAAVIGARVTIYRGAAVAAIRQTAADGTATFAGLADGDYRAEVLAPGFAPASLAVALPRANPLAAQLAIAVPAETVNVTATGVPLAAENSGSKVETLNPQQLELLQPVAAADALRFLPGAVVNTVGRRGGQASLFVRGGESRYNKVIVDGVAVNDPGGTFDFGVLPMYQVDRLEFFRGPQSVLYGSDAMTSVVQTWSAAGSTHTPELRLGADGGTFSTARGYAALAGAWQRLDYNLFADETHSEGQGVNDAYSNSEQGANVGFRLSPRAILRLRARHSNNRSGVQGAWDYNGNQLVDPDTDQRARQNNFLGSAELTVQAPARLTHTFRVFEYSHHRFNEDSFFDPGRLFAFDFPFQAFANIYRAGFDYQGEYQPSENARATFGYQFEDEHGEVGELLSSSVSHGLRRNHAVYLETVLLWKRLSLVPGFRYVHNESFGDRVVPRVALSLLALRGGDTFSGTRLRFVYSEGIKAPRFEESFGQGGGFPILPNLALKPEEATSFETGVEQAFAGGKYSASATYFHNLFRNKIDFSLDPCFCQGQYVNVNRELAHGAEFEFHARFSAHLGMTAGYTYLSSQILEAPFAFDPLLAPGQPLLRRPKHSGSLLVAYSGKRWGADLAGTFIGPRRDSDFLGFGIDHAAGYARLDFGGWYAIDRHVTAYANVENATNRRYQEVVGYPALKANFRAGLRFVIGGE
- a CDS encoding lysophospholipid acyltransferase family protein, encoding MSDPTPAVDVAEEALPSRNRFLSRFAGLAAALILRLIGITLRVTISIEEGGPPSFYVPATVYSFWHRCILPAAWVYRGRDIGVMTSQSEDGEYIARTIERFDFVPVRGSSSRGGARALLEMRRLVEAGHTVAFTIDGPRGPKYVAKPGPVLLARSTQKPMLAFHFAVDRAWVLNTWDEFIIPKPFSRVLLRVSRYMWVPATADEPAMQRHHQELQAALDRVRTFAEENLRAHPRA
- a CDS encoding HIT domain-containing protein — its product is MDRIFTPWRYGYVSQAENAPGCILCDLSQEKDDRKARIVHRGKHCYIVLNAFPYTSGHVMIVPYAHLDTLAQLPRPAADEMMALTQRMEGVLGSVYHPEGMNVGMNIGKAAGAGIAGHIHMHVLPRWTADSNFMTTVGETRVLPEDLAVTWDRLTKAFGSV